In Candidatus Margulisiibacteriota bacterium, a genomic segment contains:
- a CDS encoding response regulator, with product MPSRDIGKTIEILLIEDNPGDVRLTREVLKESNARNKLSVASDGEEAMDFLYKRGKYSEAPVPDLILLDLNLPKKDGREVLAEIKNDKDLKRIPVIVLTTSRNQKDIINAYQLNANCYITKPVDLEQFIKVIKGIESFWFSIVELPSRAY from the coding sequence GTGCCTTCAAGGGATATTGGTAAAACAATAGAAATACTCCTCATCGAGGATAATCCTGGAGATGTTCGTTTAACGCGAGAAGTGTTGAAAGAATCGAATGCGCGTAACAAATTAAGTGTGGCAAGCGATGGAGAAGAGGCCATGGACTTCCTTTATAAACGAGGAAAATATTCCGAAGCGCCGGTTCCTGACCTTATTTTGCTTGATCTTAATCTGCCTAAAAAAGATGGAAGAGAAGTCCTGGCGGAAATAAAAAATGATAAAGATCTCAAACGTATTCCGGTTATTGTACTAACAACATCACGGAATCAAAAAGATATTATCAATGCGTATCAGCTTAACGCTAATTGTTACATCACTAAGCCTGTGGATTTAGAGCAGTTCATTAAAGTGATTAAAGGGATTGAGTCGTTCTGGTTTTCGA